The following proteins are co-located in the Leptospira weilii genome:
- the mltG gene encoding endolytic transglycosylase MltG — MNIKKFLIFSGLLIGVFLLIAVTTFFVVDELKGGAVGSGQTKIDLLIESGDTPGKIVETLSTHGMIKSSKYFLYLVRFTRSAGKIKQGLYEINDGMDSRKILQVITEGKVKLVNFTIPEGYNNRQIGDLLVSKKIIPRRQDFLLAASKPELLREFNIPSTSAEGYLFPETYSIPINYPVDKIVRMMIKRFYVRIAKIEKAKNLSPSELHKFVILGSVVEREAKRNEERPLMAGVFNNRLKRDMPLESCATIQYLFDKPHSRIFEKDLKIVSPYNTYLNKGFPPGPISNPGFPALEAAFYPKETEYLFFLLKGDGYHYFAKSLKEHLEAKKKYIDVLYD, encoded by the coding sequence ATGAATATTAAAAAATTTTTGATTTTCTCGGGACTACTCATCGGGGTTTTTCTTTTGATTGCCGTCACAACGTTTTTTGTCGTGGACGAACTCAAAGGAGGCGCCGTCGGATCCGGACAGACCAAGATCGACCTGCTTATCGAATCCGGAGATACTCCCGGAAAGATTGTGGAAACTCTTTCCACTCACGGTATGATCAAATCCTCCAAGTATTTTCTTTATCTGGTTCGTTTTACGAGAAGCGCGGGAAAGATCAAACAAGGTCTTTACGAGATCAACGACGGAATGGACTCCAGAAAAATTCTTCAGGTAATCACCGAAGGAAAAGTAAAACTCGTAAACTTTACGATTCCGGAAGGATATAACAATCGCCAGATCGGCGATCTTCTAGTTTCCAAAAAAATCATCCCGAGGCGCCAAGACTTCTTACTTGCGGCGAGCAAACCCGAACTTTTGAGAGAATTCAACATTCCCTCGACCTCCGCCGAAGGATATCTCTTTCCGGAAACGTACAGCATTCCGATCAATTATCCGGTCGATAAAATCGTTCGAATGATGATCAAAAGATTTTACGTTCGAATTGCAAAGATCGAAAAAGCGAAAAATCTTTCTCCTTCCGAACTTCATAAATTCGTAATTCTTGGTTCCGTCGTGGAGCGCGAGGCGAAAAGGAACGAAGAAAGACCTTTGATGGCCGGAGTTTTCAACAACCGTTTAAAACGGGATATGCCTTTGGAATCTTGCGCCACAATTCAATATCTTTTTGATAAACCGCATAGCAGGATTTTCGAGAAGGACCTCAAAATCGTATCTCCATATAACACTTATCTAAACAAAGGATTTCCTCCCGGACCGATTTCCAATCCAGGCTTTCCCGCTTTGGAAGCGGCATTTTATCCAAAAGAAACAGAATATCTTTTTTTTCTCTTAAAAGGAGACGGTTACCATTACTTCGCGAAATCTCTCAAAGAACATTTGGAAGCGAAGAAGAAGTATATAGACGTTCTTTACGATTAA
- a CDS encoding phosphoribosyl-AMP cyclohydrolase, giving the protein MSSRKITIVEVQEPTRLIASLSRILEEELPRYRNGLPKGFREEVDCDEDTVLFVHPDFPPLNFEKIRELLVFPTNEMIPIVAIDAQNQILMQAFGNEESQRLTLQTGYAHYFSRSRNRLWKKGDTSGHTQKILQILSPLNRSFLVYQVEQKIAACHEGYYSCFFRERMPGGEWNLLPISRNFLPEKN; this is encoded by the coding sequence ATGAGTTCCCGCAAGATCACAATTGTAGAAGTTCAAGAACCGACCCGGTTGATTGCTTCCCTCTCTCGAATTTTAGAGGAAGAATTACCTCGGTATAGAAATGGCCTTCCCAAAGGATTTAGAGAAGAGGTGGATTGTGATGAGGATACGGTTTTATTTGTACATCCGGATTTCCCACCTTTGAATTTTGAAAAAATACGAGAACTCTTAGTATTTCCCACAAACGAAATGATTCCTATCGTAGCGATCGATGCTCAAAACCAGATTCTCATGCAGGCATTTGGAAATGAAGAAAGCCAAAGGTTGACTTTACAAACCGGTTACGCGCATTATTTCAGTCGATCCAGAAATCGACTCTGGAAAAAAGGAGACACTTCGGGACATACGCAAAAAATTCTTCAAATCCTGTCCCCACTCAACCGATCTTTTTTGGTCTATCAAGTGGAACAAAAAATTGCGGCCTGCCATGAAGGGTACTACAGTTGCTTTTTTAGGGAAAGAATGCCGGGAGGGGAGTGGAATCTATTGCCAATTTCGAGAAATTTTCTTCCAGAAAAAAACTGA
- a CDS encoding single-stranded DNA-binding protein encodes MKNLAHIILDGNLTSDPEIKTLNSGKNVATFTLAVNHDYKSTPEEPGEVSFVDIELWDRQAVNAHEYLKKGKKATVIGELRQDRWKSQDGSNRSKLKVVGYTIRFDGLPGRKEREAA; translated from the coding sequence ATGAAAAACTTAGCACATATCATTTTGGATGGAAATCTCACCTCCGATCCGGAAATTAAAACCTTAAACAGCGGAAAGAACGTAGCCACTTTCACTCTGGCGGTCAATCACGATTATAAATCCACACCGGAAGAACCGGGTGAGGTTTCTTTTGTAGACATCGAATTATGGGACCGCCAAGCCGTAAACGCGCACGAATATCTCAAAAAAGGGAAAAAAGCGACCGTGATCGGCGAACTTCGTCAGGATCGATGGAAGTCACAAGACGGAAGTAATAGAAGCAAATTAAAAGTAGTCGGTTATACGATTCGGTTCGACGGTTTGCCTGGAAGAAAGGAACGGGAAGCGGCTTAA
- a CDS encoding RNA polymerase sigma factor: MMTESEFTEIVSSTREIVLSAIEKNLAERFSYAIDDVAQETYFRAYKALKKDQFRKESKLSTWLYTIARNESLRMNDKLRKEEERAEKLTKSKKKEDFLTSHTDLNGNSRHSEWNPQEMIETLRALLVKIPDKYRKVLEFYLAGYSESQIAETMGVKPGTVKSRAFRGKEMIKRVKEKFYEK; this comes from the coding sequence ATGATGACTGAATCTGAATTTACGGAAATTGTAAGTTCCACTCGGGAAATTGTCCTCTCTGCGATAGAAAAAAACCTCGCAGAGAGGTTTTCTTATGCCATCGACGACGTGGCTCAAGAAACTTATTTTCGAGCCTACAAAGCCCTCAAGAAGGATCAGTTTCGCAAAGAATCAAAGCTGAGCACTTGGTTGTACACGATCGCGAGAAACGAATCCTTAAGAATGAACGACAAACTTAGAAAAGAGGAAGAGCGCGCGGAAAAATTGACCAAGTCCAAAAAAAAGGAGGATTTTCTCACAAGCCATACGGACTTAAATGGAAATTCGAGACATTCCGAATGGAACCCTCAGGAAATGATCGAAACGTTACGCGCGCTTTTAGTTAAAATTCCCGATAAATATAGAAAGGTTCTCGAGTTTTATCTTGCGGGATATTCCGAAAGTCAAATCGCGGAGACGATGGGAGTAAAACCGGGAACCGTTAAGTCGAGAGCATTTCGAGGAAAAGAAATGATAAAACGAGTCAAGGAAAAATTTTATGAAAAATAA
- a CDS encoding Spy/CpxP family protein refolding chaperone produces MKKIFKVSGLTFLVLGLLAGGCRHYRSPEKRAEFVAKKITSELDLNDSQKKELYRIKDEILSKRKELKLQGPRIPSEVLAEFRQPTLDEKKINKSFELEMNKMSEMRTFMTKKAVEFHTILTPEQRNKLVDLITEFQQKHHHHDD; encoded by the coding sequence ATGAAAAAAATTTTTAAAGTTTCCGGTCTGACTTTTTTAGTCCTGGGACTGCTCGCAGGAGGATGCAGACATTACAGGTCTCCTGAAAAAAGAGCGGAATTTGTCGCTAAAAAAATTACTTCGGAATTGGATCTGAACGATTCTCAGAAGAAAGAACTTTATCGTATCAAAGACGAGATCTTGTCTAAGAGAAAAGAGCTTAAACTACAAGGACCGAGAATTCCGTCAGAAGTGCTTGCCGAGTTTCGTCAGCCGACTTTAGACGAGAAAAAAATCAATAAGTCGTTCGAACTGGAAATGAATAAGATGAGTGAGATGAGAACTTTTATGACGAAAAAAGCGGTCGAGTTTCATACGATTCTCACTCCCGAACAAAGAAATAAACTAGTGGATTTGATTACAGAGTTTCAACAAAAACACCATCATCATGATGACTGA
- a CDS encoding MIP/aquaporin family protein, producing the protein MLSPVLGEFLGTFVLILLGNGVVAGVLLESSKSKDGGWIVITAGWAFAVMLGIFTSNTFGSSDAHLNPAVTLAFAVKTGDYSKLALYIPAQVGGAFFGAVFNYLHYLPHWKETKDPGKILAVFSTEPAISHIVSNFFSEFLGTFLLILGIVSIFSPTMTGLTAHFGTFLVGILVWSIGLSMGGTTGYAINPARDLGPRLAHFILPIAGKGSSNWKYAWLPVIAPLSGGACAGFLLGYLKV; encoded by the coding sequence ATGTTATCGCCTGTTTTGGGAGAATTTTTGGGGACTTTCGTTTTAATTCTTTTAGGCAACGGAGTTGTGGCCGGAGTTTTGCTCGAAAGTAGTAAATCCAAAGACGGAGGTTGGATCGTAATCACCGCCGGTTGGGCTTTTGCGGTAATGCTTGGAATTTTCACTTCGAACACATTCGGAAGTTCGGATGCCCATCTCAACCCCGCCGTAACACTCGCGTTTGCCGTCAAGACCGGCGATTATTCTAAATTAGCGTTGTATATTCCCGCACAAGTCGGAGGAGCCTTTTTCGGCGCGGTTTTCAATTACTTACATTACCTTCCTCATTGGAAGGAAACAAAAGATCCCGGAAAAATTCTCGCGGTGTTTTCCACCGAACCCGCAATTTCGCATATCGTGTCCAATTTTTTCAGCGAATTCTTAGGTACCTTCTTACTCATTTTAGGAATCGTTTCTATTTTCTCTCCTACGATGACGGGTTTGACCGCTCACTTCGGAACATTCTTAGTGGGAATTCTTGTCTGGAGCATCGGGCTTTCGATGGGAGGAACAACGGGTTACGCGATCAATCCCGCAAGAGATCTGGGCCCAAGACTCGCTCATTTTATTCTACCAATCGCAGGTAAGGGTTCTTCCAATTGGAAGTATGCTTGGTTACCGGTAATTGCTCCTCTCAGTGGCGGCGCCTGCGCCGGTTTTTTACTCGGCTATTTGAAAGTTTAG
- the fliD gene encoding flagellar filament capping protein FliD codes for MPAFTIPGLSSGQDTNLIVKKLVELEAKPIRRLEQQNSFNKAQVKAWNDLKVVTTDLQNKTRALISFTAPFAMKNIVSEPEGVVSGDASRSASAGKRKIEIKELATYHQISGEKTDANKQIPAGKFKIFSGDSEKEIEFSGGTIRDLASSIKISAAGLVNTGLVKVDGDNYVLTLTAGLSGKDHKLKFEDGDGILQAANLVGATEPADPPKVLNFFPEADQVSVFQPEKYGIATDAKPVYKEENNKKWMEIASVGSFQFGIITTELKKNTRIELVTSTEFAPEDKLELGIIYKENDKEKMIFETAFKQEGKIVLNLKAFPSGQKAHKILFANSSGKAVILDSFHVVIPGEFRGAKPAKEIAEAKDAVFLVDGIEVNRSKNEGLTDVLDGVSLNLLKKTEGPVSIDIKTDSDKGLEMIKEFVAAYNTVLKFGKDATAVDKNAQVKDGKEDSGEIGQSYWEGKSKSGLLSGEHTVLRLIAGMKTVASSSYPVSGENPVRMLSDIGISTGNVGSKWADIQDGFLILDEEKLRSKLAENPDSVRNLFAIDTNSDARMDTGVAVDLLEHIKPYTQYAGGLVSGKVKMLEEQVTDNNKKIKEYENHLASYEKKLKSKFLYMEQGVGKNKAVGAYLNNNLKGAKNE; via the coding sequence ATGCCCGCATTTACGATTCCAGGACTTAGCTCCGGACAAGACACAAATTTGATCGTAAAGAAATTGGTGGAACTGGAAGCAAAGCCGATCCGTCGACTTGAGCAACAGAATTCGTTTAACAAAGCTCAAGTAAAAGCGTGGAACGACCTCAAAGTAGTTACGACCGACTTACAGAATAAAACAAGAGCGCTCATATCTTTTACCGCTCCTTTTGCGATGAAGAATATCGTTTCCGAACCGGAAGGCGTCGTTAGCGGAGACGCTTCTCGTTCCGCGAGCGCCGGCAAACGTAAAATCGAAATTAAAGAACTTGCGACGTATCATCAGATTTCCGGAGAAAAGACCGACGCAAACAAACAGATTCCCGCGGGTAAGTTCAAAATCTTTTCGGGAGATTCCGAAAAGGAAATCGAATTCTCCGGAGGAACGATTCGAGATTTGGCTTCTTCCATTAAAATTTCCGCCGCGGGTCTTGTAAACACGGGGCTTGTCAAAGTGGACGGTGATAATTACGTTCTTACGTTGACAGCGGGTTTATCGGGCAAAGATCACAAACTGAAATTCGAAGATGGGGACGGAATTTTACAAGCGGCCAATCTCGTGGGCGCGACCGAACCGGCGGATCCTCCGAAGGTGTTGAACTTTTTTCCCGAAGCGGATCAAGTCTCCGTTTTTCAACCGGAGAAATACGGAATCGCAACGGATGCAAAGCCGGTTTACAAAGAAGAAAACAACAAGAAGTGGATGGAGATAGCGAGCGTTGGTTCGTTTCAGTTCGGAATTATTACCACGGAATTGAAGAAGAATACGAGGATAGAACTCGTAACCTCAACCGAATTCGCGCCGGAAGACAAACTAGAATTAGGAATTATTTATAAAGAAAACGATAAGGAAAAAATGATCTTCGAGACGGCTTTCAAACAGGAAGGAAAAATCGTTCTCAATCTGAAGGCTTTCCCTTCCGGTCAAAAGGCGCATAAGATTCTTTTCGCGAATTCGAGCGGTAAAGCCGTAATATTAGATTCTTTTCATGTAGTGATTCCGGGAGAATTCAGAGGAGCCAAACCCGCAAAGGAAATCGCCGAGGCGAAAGACGCGGTGTTTCTCGTGGACGGGATCGAGGTCAATCGTTCGAAAAACGAGGGGCTTACGGACGTTCTGGACGGAGTTTCTTTGAATCTTCTCAAAAAAACCGAAGGACCCGTGAGCATCGATATCAAAACGGATTCGGACAAAGGTCTTGAGATGATCAAGGAGTTCGTCGCCGCATACAACACCGTTTTGAAGTTCGGAAAGGACGCGACCGCAGTGGATAAGAACGCGCAGGTCAAGGACGGAAAAGAGGACTCCGGTGAAATCGGTCAGAGCTATTGGGAAGGGAAATCCAAATCCGGTCTATTATCCGGAGAACATACCGTGCTTCGTTTGATCGCCGGAATGAAAACCGTCGCGAGTTCTTCCTATCCCGTAAGCGGGGAAAATCCGGTGAGAATGTTAAGCGACATCGGGATCAGCACCGGAAACGTCGGGAGCAAATGGGCCGATATTCAGGACGGGTTTCTGATTCTGGACGAAGAAAAACTGCGCTCTAAGCTGGCGGAAAATCCGGATTCCGTGCGAAATCTTTTTGCGATCGATACAAACTCGGATGCGAGAATGGATACGGGAGTCGCCGTTGATCTTCTCGAACACATCAAACCTTATACTCAGTATGCGGGCGGACTTGTTTCCGGAAAGGTGAAGATGCTCGAAGAACAAGTCACCGATAACAACAAGAAAATTAAGGAATACGAAAACCATCTTGCGAGTTACGAAAAAAAACTGAAATCCAAGTTTCTTTATATGGAACAAGGAGTCGGTAAGAACAAAGCGGTCGGGGCCTATTTGAATAATAATCTCAAAGGCGCCAAAAACGAGTGA
- a CDS encoding YceK/YidQ family lipoprotein, with product MLLVVLLGCSSIQEHGAETNNWGHPYIGMQISITSFPCLVELSSILYYIPVPFIILNVPLSFIVDTILLPGDLMIKPEKKRPTMEDRYCDAP from the coding sequence ATATTACTTGTCGTCTTGCTCGGTTGTTCTTCGATTCAGGAACATGGCGCAGAAACAAATAATTGGGGGCATCCGTATATAGGTATGCAAATTTCTATAACGAGCTTTCCGTGTCTTGTGGAACTTTCTTCTATTCTGTATTATATTCCTGTGCCTTTCATCATTCTCAATGTTCCCTTATCCTTTATAGTGGATACGATTTTATTGCCGGGGGATTTGATGATTAAGCCCGAGAAGAAAAGGCCAACGATGGAGGATCGTTACTGCGACGCTCCGTAG
- a CDS encoding SpoIIE family protein phosphatase: MNPYILIPFSTLTINGFLLAYVSALKGKSETVTLYQRYSFLLFLWHISIILYWSFLPNDWLTIVFKASSFSWIFIGLLFFEFVVRFTNSSYRFTIYFFRGFCLVSFLLTISTDLVVAGTTRAYWGDMILAGPLYLPISNFVGAIPTLIGCFILIRNGFRSSDPLLKQQSRLVAYGTILTFLLSFTTTLLPRYWNPSLTFPPLSGSATLIQSICIFIAIHKYGFMDLKLERIALRLYSEIREGLILLSSKGTLLFSNLSARRMLHLPDNINLGSNFDLKDYLEDFPSDSFFERKEFVNLSVKTEDLSQDSPEEFLQITENKYLEVSSSPISLSGKNRDKVYILRDITEKKNALDKIRKLLYRLDLDLDFARDIQQMITTREFPDSPDYKIHSHFQPYVKVGGDILKVIKEKDESLHILFGDVSGHGVSAAMVAAMISIAFNAATGRSISTDKNLLFIHELLKDTITLHSLSSVYMRYVSSERKLEYSYGGHHAGLLIRNGICSPIEGSGEILFATLSPKIQRYELDLIKGDRVLFYSDGLFEVKNSEGNVLGKDHFLEAVSSLIVEDTNSMIRSILSYSGSYGEGEISDDITIFCLEIF, from the coding sequence ATGAATCCGTACATTCTGATTCCTTTTTCGACCTTAACCATAAACGGATTTTTGCTCGCCTATGTAAGCGCACTCAAAGGAAAATCCGAAACGGTTACTCTCTATCAAAGATATTCTTTTTTACTTTTTCTCTGGCACATCTCTATCATTCTTTATTGGTCCTTCTTACCGAATGACTGGCTCACTATCGTTTTCAAAGCGTCTTCCTTTTCTTGGATCTTTATCGGTCTTTTATTCTTTGAATTTGTGGTTCGATTTACAAATTCGTCGTATCGATTTACGATCTACTTCTTCAGAGGCTTTTGTCTCGTTTCTTTTTTGTTAACGATCAGCACGGACTTGGTGGTAGCGGGAACGACTCGCGCTTATTGGGGAGATATGATTCTCGCCGGTCCTTTGTATCTCCCCATAAGCAACTTTGTCGGCGCAATTCCCACGTTAATCGGTTGTTTCATTCTGATTCGAAACGGATTTCGTTCCTCCGATCCGCTTTTAAAACAACAATCCAGACTCGTCGCTTACGGAACGATCCTTACGTTTCTCCTCAGTTTCACTACAACTCTTCTTCCGAGATATTGGAACCCTTCCCTTACGTTTCCTCCGTTAAGCGGAAGCGCCACGCTCATACAATCGATCTGCATTTTTATAGCGATCCATAAATACGGGTTCATGGATTTAAAGTTGGAACGCATCGCGCTGCGGCTTTATTCCGAAATCAGGGAAGGGCTGATTCTTCTTTCCTCCAAAGGAACCCTTCTTTTCAGCAATTTATCCGCGAGAAGAATGTTGCACCTTCCCGACAACATAAATCTCGGATCGAATTTCGATCTAAAAGATTATCTGGAAGATTTCCCTTCCGACTCTTTCTTTGAAAGAAAAGAATTCGTCAATTTAAGCGTAAAAACAGAAGACCTATCCCAGGATTCTCCAGAAGAATTTTTACAAATTACAGAAAACAAATATCTGGAAGTTTCCTCCTCTCCTATTTCCCTTTCCGGAAAAAACCGGGACAAGGTTTATATACTCAGAGACATCACCGAAAAGAAGAATGCGCTCGATAAAATTAGAAAATTATTATATAGATTGGACCTGGATCTGGATTTTGCAAGAGACATCCAGCAAATGATTACCACTCGGGAGTTCCCGGATTCACCGGATTATAAAATCCATTCTCACTTTCAACCTTACGTTAAAGTGGGCGGAGATATTTTGAAGGTGATCAAAGAAAAGGACGAAAGCCTGCACATTCTTTTCGGAGACGTTTCCGGACACGGTGTTTCCGCGGCGATGGTGGCGGCGATGATTTCGATAGCGTTCAACGCGGCTACGGGAAGAAGCATATCCACGGATAAGAATCTTCTTTTTATACACGAGCTTTTAAAGGACACGATCACACTCCATTCCCTTTCCTCCGTATATATGAGATACGTTTCCTCCGAAAGAAAATTAGAATATAGTTATGGAGGACACCACGCCGGTTTGCTGATCAGAAACGGAATCTGTAGCCCTATCGAAGGTTCGGGAGAAATTCTTTTTGCAACGCTGTCCCCGAAAATCCAAAGATACGAACTCGACTTGATAAAAGGCGACAGGGTTCTTTTCTATTCGGACGGTTTGTTCGAAGTGAAAAATAGCGAAGGGAACGTTTTAGGAAAAGATCATTTTCTGGAAGCGGTCAGTTCCCTGATTGTAGAAGACACAAATTCCATGATTCGCTCGATCCTCTCCTACTCCGGTTCCTACGGAGAGGGAGAAATATCCGACGACATAACGATCTTTTGTTTGGAAATTTTTTAA
- a CDS encoding SpoIIE family protein phosphatase yields the protein MNYYLFFPMAAFIANTMFIAFVYARRTGNPIIRSYLFYTIALNAWLFTYAFEWSFPPTPWMTWAFKILSITWLPLGALYLEFVFTLLNKKPGILLWLFRIGTLISYLITLSTDWIIQGNIHYYWGNESEPGPLYFFVIFNFVALPALIGLGILTKSFFVSGRDQKKQTGLAILGSMFAIFLSFYSEIIQVDNRGRMLSMPLAPIGIVIQSFLIFIAITRYGFLRINLEGLAADLFRDIHDGMILVKRDRSLFFMNESAIKILGISNSIPSHFYPSDFLKGYQESPGYLSKEYEPIFNTNCRGVELTRSSIELTGKENGYLFILRDITEKIEYREKIERFYSDFNKDLEIAKIAQTSAISTIFPESSKYKFYSHFQPFELVGGDFLRALERSDGKLDILFADVSGHGISSAMVAGMLSISFQLLIETNPTPKKALENIQSLLLNAVLNHHVSAIYISFDPDTKTLEYSYAGHHPILVFREGEIIPLRGVGRILLITPDTELNNYTFQLKKGDILFLYSDCLFEVRNPEGEILGYENFMLKVNEISVYTPVNILKTCIGQALAFGNGKLTDDLTILILEIF from the coding sequence ATGAATTATTACCTCTTTTTTCCCATGGCGGCTTTCATTGCGAACACAATGTTCATCGCATTTGTATATGCGAGGCGTACCGGAAACCCGATTATTCGTTCTTATTTATTTTATACGATCGCCTTAAACGCTTGGCTTTTCACTTACGCATTCGAGTGGTCCTTTCCTCCGACGCCTTGGATGACTTGGGCTTTTAAAATTCTCTCAATCACCTGGCTTCCCCTCGGCGCGCTTTACCTGGAATTCGTTTTCACTCTTCTAAATAAAAAGCCCGGAATTCTTCTTTGGCTTTTTAGAATCGGAACTCTAATTTCGTATCTCATCACTCTTTCCACAGACTGGATCATTCAGGGAAACATCCATTACTATTGGGGAAATGAAAGCGAACCCGGTCCTTTGTATTTTTTCGTGATTTTCAATTTCGTAGCGCTTCCCGCTCTTATCGGTTTGGGAATTTTGACCAAATCCTTTTTCGTTTCGGGAAGAGATCAAAAAAAACAGACCGGTTTGGCTATCCTAGGTTCCATGTTTGCGATATTTCTAAGTTTTTATTCCGAAATCATTCAGGTGGACAATCGAGGAAGAATGTTGTCCATGCCCCTGGCCCCGATCGGAATCGTGATCCAGTCCTTTCTGATTTTTATCGCAATCACGAGATACGGCTTTCTAAGAATCAATCTGGAAGGGCTCGCAGCGGATTTGTTTCGAGACATTCACGACGGAATGATCTTGGTCAAACGGGATCGCTCCCTCTTTTTTATGAACGAATCAGCGATCAAAATATTAGGAATTTCTAATTCTATTCCTTCCCACTTTTATCCTTCCGATTTTTTAAAAGGATATCAGGAAAGTCCGGGTTATCTCTCCAAAGAATACGAACCCATTTTCAATACCAATTGCAGAGGAGTCGAACTCACGAGATCGAGCATAGAATTGACGGGAAAGGAAAACGGATATCTTTTCATTTTGAGAGATATCACCGAGAAAATAGAATACAGAGAAAAGATAGAACGTTTTTATTCCGATTTTAACAAAGACTTGGAAATCGCAAAAATCGCGCAAACTTCCGCGATTTCCACAATATTTCCGGAAAGTTCAAAATATAAGTTCTATTCTCACTTTCAACCGTTCGAACTTGTAGGCGGAGATTTTTTACGAGCCTTAGAACGTTCCGACGGAAAATTAGACATCCTTTTTGCGGACGTCTCGGGACACGGAATTTCCTCCGCCATGGTTGCCGGAATGTTGTCCATCTCCTTCCAGTTGCTCATAGAAACAAATCCAACTCCGAAAAAAGCTCTGGAAAATATCCAATCCTTACTTTTAAACGCAGTATTGAACCATCATGTTTCCGCAATTTATATCTCGTTCGACCCGGACACAAAAACATTAGAATATTCTTATGCAGGTCATCATCCGATTTTGGTTTTTAGGGAAGGGGAAATAATTCCTTTGAGGGGCGTAGGAAGAATCCTATTGATTACCCCGGACACGGAACTGAACAATTATACTTTTCAACTTAAAAAGGGAGATATTTTATTTCTTTACTCAGATTGTCTTTTCGAAGTGAGAAACCCCGAAGGAGAAATACTCGGGTACGAAAATTTCATGCTGAAAGTGAACGAAATCTCGGTTTATACTCCCGTCAACATTCTCAAAACCTGCATTGGCCAAGCCCTGGCCTTCGGCAACGGAAAACTTACGGACGACTTGACGATTTTGATTTTGGAGATTTTTTAA
- a CDS encoding bifunctional riboflavin kinase/FAD synthetase gives MITISTIEQAGKTIHSPCVVTLGNFDGIHLGHQALLDRVLQVSQKTGLASCVVTYDPNPAVVLGKKPEMKNLMVLADKEEWIRRKGIDFLVVLPFNKELAEMSAESFLEEILLKQLKARNIIIGFNHCFGKERRGNYELLKEYSEKLKYSVEKMDPVFLKEIKLSSSYVRRLISEGNVKEAARCLNRFYSVSGIVVGGHKRGRKIGFPTANVQPNADILLPSIGVYAGFTTVAEIEHPSMINIGHNPTFGENALTLESNIFNFQKDIYDETIKITFTEKIRNEIKFSSVENLIAQLKQDEISARNILKTTINEKSPHP, from the coding sequence TTGATCACAATCTCTACAATTGAACAAGCCGGAAAAACAATTCATTCCCCCTGCGTCGTGACCTTGGGAAACTTCGACGGAATCCATCTGGGACATCAAGCCCTCTTAGATCGGGTTTTGCAGGTTTCCCAAAAAACCGGACTTGCTTCCTGCGTCGTGACCTACGACCCGAATCCAGCCGTTGTACTCGGAAAAAAACCCGAAATGAAAAATCTCATGGTTCTTGCCGACAAGGAAGAATGGATCCGTCGAAAAGGAATCGATTTTTTAGTCGTACTTCCGTTTAACAAAGAATTGGCGGAAATGAGCGCGGAATCGTTTTTGGAAGAAATTCTTCTCAAACAATTGAAAGCCAGAAACATCATCATCGGCTTCAATCATTGTTTCGGAAAGGAAAGAAGAGGCAATTACGAACTCCTGAAAGAATATTCGGAAAAACTAAAATACTCGGTAGAAAAAATGGATCCGGTTTTTTTAAAAGAGATCAAACTTTCTAGTTCGTACGTGAGAAGGCTGATCTCGGAAGGCAACGTAAAAGAAGCGGCACGTTGTTTGAATCGCTTCTATTCCGTTTCCGGAATCGTAGTCGGAGGACACAAACGAGGAAGAAAAATCGGATTTCCGACGGCGAATGTCCAACCGAACGCAGATATTCTTCTTCCGAGCATCGGAGTTTACGCAGGGTTTACCACCGTGGCAGAAATCGAACATCCATCCATGATCAACATCGGTCACAATCCCACCTTCGGGGAAAACGCGCTAACTTTGGAATCCAACATATTCAATTTTCAAAAAGATATTTATGACGAGACGATAAAAATCACATTCACGGAAAAAATTCGAAACGAGATCAAATTCTCCAGCGTTGAAAATCTGATCGCTCAACTCAAACAAGACGAGATATCCGCAAGGAACATTCTTAAAACGACAATCAACGAAAAATCACCCCATCCTTAA